The window AAGTGAAAGGTTCGTAATAATCGTCGATCACAGGTAGGTTGGGATTATGAAAGATGTTCAACAATCCTTTCTGCTTGCCAGCACCCTTAAGCGTAAGGGTTGTTCCAATTTTTTCCCAACCACCCTTATAGATATTTTGATCTTCCCATTTGGTAGGATAACCTGTGCCCGGCTTTGTTTCAACATTGTTCCACCACATGTACTCAGCACCCTTCCGGTCGGTCCAAATATTTTTACACGCAATGGAGCAGGTATGACAGCCAATGCATTTGTCTAAGTGAAACACCATCGAGACTTGAGAACGAATATCCATATCTTTTCCTATAATAAATTCCCTTCCGGTGAAGGGAAATTTTCAAAATATAACTTTATCCATCTTTTTAACCGTCACATGGGTATCCCGTTGCGGGGCAATGGGTCCCCAATAGTTAAAGTGATACGAGAACTGCCCGTATCCGCCGCACAGGTAGTTCGGCTTTAGGTGGATCCGTGTGAAGCTATTATGCCCCCCCGCTCTCTTGTTCCCTCTCACTTGTGATTTAGGAATACCCACCGTACGCTCGGGCACATGATAAACAATGCACACGCCTTTTGGAATACGAGCGCTCACACAGGCACGAGTGCAATAAACACCATGGTCGTTATAAACCTCAACCCAATCGTTGTCTTGAATCCCCAATTCTTTTGCATCTTGCTCACTCATCCAACAGGGTTCACAACCTCGCGAGAGCGTTAACATGCGAAGATTTTCCATGTAAGTTGAGTGGATATGCCACTTGCCATGCGGAGTAAGGCAGTTCAACACCTTGGCCTTGCCATCTTTTAAGGTCTCTTTCAAATCACCATACACTTCTGGCCTGGGTGAAGGTTTATAGGTTGGTAAGTGCTCACCATAGGCAATATACATCTCGTGATCGAGGTAAAAATGCTGCCTGCCGGTGAGCGTTCTCCAGGGCACGAGGCGATCTACATTATAGGTATAAGCGGCATAGGCCCTGCCATTGTTCATGAGCCCCGACCATAGCGGAGAAGTATTGTAACGCCGCGGTTGGGCCTGCAAGTCAGCATAACGGATGCGAACATCCTTACTTCCTTCACCTAAATCAGCCAGTTTAAGCCCGGTTTTTTTCTCCATATTTTCATAGGCACGTACTGTCAGCGTACCATTGGTCAGTGTCGACAAGTGAAGAACCGCATTAGCGGCCCACTCATCTTCTTTGAGGGAGGGATAAATTTTCCCATCGATCTTTTCTACAGGGAAATGATTCGAAGCAATCATCTGGTCGTATTCATCCGCACAGAAATAATGGTTACCGTGTGCACCCAAACCCTTGGTTTTGATATTTTCTCCGAGGGTAATATATCTTTCATAGAGTTTGGTATAATCGCGGCGAACCACGGCAAGCTTGTGCATGGTCTTTCCAGGAATTGCCTCACACTCGCCATGATACCAATCCTTCACACTGGGCTGCGTCATCTCATCGGCCGTATCGTGGGATAATGGCAATGCAACAATGTCTACCTGAGGTTCGGGAAAATATTTTTTAGCCGCCTCACTCGTCACCCTTGCTAATTCTTTAAAAATGTTCCAATCGGTCTTGGCTTCCCAAACCGGCGGAATAGCCGCTGACAGTGGATGAATGAACGAATGTAAGTCGGTACTGTTGAGGTCTGCCTTTTCATACCAAGAAGCTGCAGGCAGAACGATATCGGAATAGAGCGCTGAGGAGTCCATGCGAAAGTTTAAGTCCACTACCAGATCCATCTTTCCGGTGGGTGCGATCTCATGCCATTTCACCTCTTGAGGGTGTTCTGCCGAATCTTTCCCAATGGCGTTTGAATGCGTGCCAAGATAATGTTGCAGGGCATACTCGTGACCCTTCATACTCCCCATGATGGCATTGCCACGCCAAATATACCAAACCCTTGGGTGGTTTTCTTCGGCCTCAGGGTCTGCCACGGAATATTCCAATTCTTTTGATTTTAATTTTTTCAATACATAATCGGTAATACCCGCGTCGTCTTTGGCACCTTGGGCCATGGCTTCTTGACCAAGTTCTAAAGTGCTTTGCTTAAACTGCGGATAAAAGGGCATCCACCCATTACGAACAGACTGCAAAATAGTGTCGGCCGTGTGTTTGCGGGTCATGTCATTGTCGGGGACCGTATTATAATGTGAATACTGACCATCGTAACGGTACTGACAGGTGTTGATGTAATGCCACAGCGGGGCTTGTTGAAGCCGACTCGCTGCATACCAATCTTTGGCAAAAGCAATGGAACCCCAAGAATCAACCGGGGCTAGTTTTTCCTGCCCCACATAGTGATTCAAACCACCTCCATTTTTACCTACGCAGCCTGAAAGCATCAACGCCATAGCACCCGCACGGTACATCAGATTGGCGTGATACCAGTGATTAATACCCGCACCAATGATGATCATGCACTTACCCTCGGTCATCGCCGCAGTATTGGCCCACTCTCTGGCAAATTGAAGCACGGTCTTAGAATCAACCCCTGTCAAAATCTCTTGCCAAGCGGGTGTATAAGCAGCATCTGCATCGGCATAGTCTTTAGGATATTCTCCCGAAAGCCCACGCCCCACGCCATACTGAGCCATGATCAGATCATAAACCGTTGCGACAGCAACTTTGCCATGCAAAGTCTCAACATACTTGACGGGAACGCCTCGCAAAACTTTCTTGTTTAGGCCGAATTCTGTAAATTCGGTACTCAGCACGCCATCATTATTTTTAAGCAAGGTAAGCACGGGATCATAAGGGTTGTCATCCGTGGAACCCTCAAGCTTCATGTTCCACTGACCAGCCTTACCCCAACGATGCCCCATCGCACCCTTGGGCACTACCAAGCTCCCCGATGCTTCATCTATATTGAGAAACTTCCACTCACCGTTTTCAATATCTTGAAAGGAGCTGATTTCATTGGCTCGCAAGAGACGGCCTGGAGTGTAATGACCGCCCTCCTTATTGAGCACGACCAGATAAGGGCTGTCGGTGTATTGCTTGACGTACTTTATAAAATAGGGTGTTTGTTTTTCGTGATGAAATTCTTTGAGGATGACATGAGAGACCGCCATCCAAAACGCACCGTCACTCCCCGCGTGGAGAGGCACCCACTGATCGGCATATTTACAAACTTGGCTAAAATCAGGCGAGAACACAACCGCCTTGGTGCCATTGTGCCGTGACTCTGCAAAAAAGTGGCAATCGGGTGTACGGGTCATATTCAAACACGCACCCATGTCGGCAATCATTTTGGCATTGTACCAGTCAGCACTCTCACAAACATCGGTCTGTTCGCCCCAAATTTCTGGAAAAGCTGTAGGAAGGTCACAATACCAATCATAAAAACTTAAATTCACTCCTCCAAACAGTTGGAGAAATCGACCACCCGCTGCATAACTGAGCATCGACATTGCAGGGATGGGTGAAAAACCAATAACTCGGTCGGGGCCATATTTCTTTGCGGTGTAAATATTGGCAACGGCCATGATTTCCAAAACCTCATCCCAACTAGCCCTTCTAAACCCACCTTTACCGCGAGCCTTCTGATAGGTCTGGCGTTTTTGTGGATCTTTTTGCAAAGACTCCCAGGCCTTGAGCGGATCACCCCATGTTTCCTTTTCGGCACGATAGGCATCGATCAGGGCACCTCGAATCAAGGGATACTTGATGCGAAGCGGGCTATATAAATACCAAGAGTACGAAATACCTCTTTGACAACCCCGCGGTTCATAAGGTGGCAGTGAATCTTCCAGGAGCGGGTAATCGAGTTGTTGCGTCTCCCAAACGACAATGCCGTCTTTCACATGGATTTGCCAAGAACAACCGCCCGTACAGTTAACTCCATGCGTACTTCGAACGATACGGTCGTGTTGAAAGCGATTGCGATAAAACTCTTCCCATTTTCGCGTCTGAGGGGAAATAATATCTTTAATCCAGCTCATGGATGCTCCTTCATCTACTCGGATTGAATCTGTCGGTCATAAATTGCTTGGTTGACGGAATGTTTCTTGCGACGCCACCCCATCAACGCACAGAGCACAGAAAGTAGCACCACACCGCTGATCCCAGCGTTAAAGAGCCCCCACCCATAATCTTTGGGTTGTTGAAAGGCATGTTCACGATCCGCATCTTGCAAAAAACCTGTTAATGCCCGAATCTCCTCCGGTGTGAAAGATTTACCTTGATAAGCCGCTTGCATAACAGGAAAAGGAGGGCTCCCTAAGATCGCCTGCACCCCTGGTTTACCTATTCTAGAAAATACTAGGGTTAGATCCTTGGCAAGGACCCCACCCCCAATGACAGCATCGTTTCTCACATGATGGCATGAAATACAAGAAGGCCCACCCTGCGTAAAACGAACCCTTCCTTGAAAAAGATTGCGCCCCAACAAGATTTCATCTGGGGTCGGTTCCGACGGAGTCTCCACCACAACCTGCCCTCCTCCACTATGAGGTGCTGAACTTCCTCCCGCTTCCTTGATGTATGCAATAATTCCCTTAATTTCATCGTCGGAAAAGAGATGGTCGGGCATGATAATCTTGTTGTTTTGTTCAAACAAGGCCACGGCTTCGGGATCACCGGATTGAATGACGGCTTGCGAAGACTTGATGAATTTAAGCATCCAGTCTTCTTTATGTCGATCATGCACACCCGCTAAGTCGGGCCCCACGCGGCGCCCACCACCAATGGTATGGCAGGCGGCGCACTTTTGTTCAAATAGAACCTTGCCCTGGCCTACGAAGGCAAGCGCTGTCGAAGGAAGACTCAAAATAAAAACTAAAAAAAACGCCATGATCCCCATTTTTCGCCTCGTTTACATTGGGTAAGGGATTGTTTAAGACAAAAATCCAGTTTCTGATGTGATTATAAATAAACTACCCCTCCCTGAAAGAAAATGATGCCCATCAATCGTATGCATGATGCTCATCATATTGATAGGATCAACTAAAGCCGGTGGGGCAGGCGCAAGCGGGAGGTCTTATTATAAAGATAATGATAAAGTAAAAAAGGTTCACCTTCTTCTTTAAACGGGCTGCGGTAAAGCCTTATGACTTCTCTTTTTCGAATAAGTTCTTTGAGCATCGCATAATAAATTCTCTCCCCCAATAAATAACCCAAGGCATGCGACACACCAAAAAATAATTTATAATTAGAAAAAAAATGTTCAGGCATGGCTGGGTCTTTCCCTTTTTTCATCATGGCCTGATGGGATAAAACAAACCTCGCTATTTCCACCTCTAAATGGCGCACTCGTGGAAAATCTTGAGAGGTTTTAAAATATTCAATGAGGGATTCATAATCCCGTTCTCTTAAACATTTTCGTTTATGGTTGATTAATTTAGAACCAAAAAACCCTACCGCTTCATGCAATACATTGGCGTAAAAGGCATCAAACCCACTGCGGGGAAATTCTTCACCCGATAATAAATGTTTAAGGCAATGGCTGGCTTCTTCAGCAGCATGGTTGATGGAAAGATTCCCTAGATAAACCCACTTACGTTTAGGGATATAATAAGATTCTGAAGATTCAATCTGTTGTTTAATGGCTTTGATTTCTCGAACTGTAAAGTCAGAGGCATTTTCTAATCGATCAAGAAAACTCAAATCATCCCACGTAAATATTTCAACTTCGTCTTTAGTGTCGGGCACCTTAATTTCTAAAAAAGCCGCGATTCGTTCCATTAAATCAACAAAATTGGCCTTGGGATCGGAATAATCAAACTCAATTTCATTTTCGAGCCAATTCAAATAAGACTGTTGCCACACAACGGGCGGCGTGTTCATTAAACAGTAACTCCATTCCCCCAGCTGAACAATTTCAACCTTGTCCTCCAACCCGGCTTGGGCTAACTGCCAATAAATTTTCTCTGAGTTTTGATAAACATGAAGTATTTTTTCTGAACGCAGCTTCGTTGCATTTAAAGTGGCCCGTAATTGGTGGGGTAAATTTTTTGGAGCGATGTGCAAATCTCCCACTAAACAAACCACAAGGGAATTAGGATTTTTTTCATGAATATCTTTTAAAGTTTCGGCCATGGCTTGATCTCTTTTGATCAGCCCTGAACCATAAGGAGCGGTCTCCAAACCATAAATCTTAACCCCATGATAAATGGCAAAATCAAAAAGTGGTTTAAAATTCCCCCACAGATCAAAATGAAAATGTTTTTTTAATTCAATTTTCTTTAAAAATTTTTCTATTGGAAGTTTGCCGTTTAAATATTGATCAACATAAATTTGTTTTTTACGCTGAATAAATTCTAAAGCGATGCAAAAATTTTTAGTTTCGCCAACTAAGGCTCGCAAAAGGCGCAAGAATGACCGCTGAGATTGCGGGTTGGTGTGATAATCCCCCACAAAAACAAACTGCGCCTTAACCATCTTGCGCTTTAATTCATCTAAACTTACCACTCGTTGATAGGTTCTAACGCAATTTAAGTAATTTTTTTCGTATTGAGAAAAATCTTTTTCTTGAACCAGAACGGAGTCTTCAATGATTTGTTTATTATGGTAAAAGACTCTTTTTTGAATGGCTAATAATTCTTCCCGCGGGCTTAAATTCTGTTTATTGGACATGCTTTATAGGCAAGACTAGTAATCAAGTTGTGCACTGTAAGCGCGCCGAAATGCAAACGAATCGCGACGCAAGACAAGCACATTAAGCAGAGCTTCTAAAACAATCTTGAAACCCATTTTTGATTCCCCTTGGCGCCGACTTTTAAAGCAAATGGGCATTTCAACCACTCGATAATTTCTCAAAAAAGTTTTATAAATTAATTCAATTTGAAACCCATAGCCTGACATCTTGAAATTGTCTAAATCAATATCGGCTAATACACTGGCATCAAAACATTTAAAACCACTGGTTACATCCCGAACCTTCAACCCTAAAATAGCACGGGTATAAACCCCGCCTCCCCAACTAATCAATCTGCGAAGCCCTTTAAGCCCAGGAGTTTGGCCACCCTCCACATAACGAGAACCGATCACCAAATCATAATCTTCGGCCAAAGCTAACATTTTGGGTAAACGTTCAATAGGATGAGAAAAATCGGCATCCATTTGAATGACTTTTGTTGCCCCCAAGCGCAAGGCCTGCCGAAAACCCATCACATAAGCCGAGCCCAAACCTTGCTTCCCAGCCCGGTGCAAAACAAACAGCCGTTCAGGGTAATGTTGTCGTAAATTTTCTGCCAACACACCCGTGCCATCGGGGCTAGCGTCGTCAACAATCAACATCTTAGCCTCTGGCAAGACCGAAAAGACCTTTCTTACCAACAAAGGCAAGTTGTCTTTTTCGTTATAAGTCGGAATCACTAAAAATACTGACATAGTTCCCTTTTTTATTTACTTCCTCTCCTACATCTTTTACATTCGACTTTCAAGGAAGAATTCTCAAACCCTCCATGACTTCAAGTGTTGACCCCATTTCAAACGTACTCCCCAAGGGTTGGAAAATATTCATTATTTTTAGCTTAATCACTTTCTTATTTCGATGTCCCTCTTTATTTTGGCCCTACCTCGATATTGATGAGGTGATGTGGGGGCTATTGGCGAACAGTATAGTCGATGGCTCAAGCCCTTACGTAACCGTCATGGGAGAAAAGCCACCTTTACTTTACCTGGTTTATGCTGGAGTTTTTTCGATTTTTGGCAAACACCAATATTGGGCCATTCATCTACTAGGCATGCTTTGGTTCAGCCTTACAGGCTTAAGTGTGACTTATCTTAGCCGACAGGCCGGCGCCTCCCGACTAGCCAGCCTTTGGGCAGGGGTTTTTTATCTTATCTTTGCAAGTGCCCCCGGGTTTCGCATCCTTGCCACCACTGGCGAATTGCTCATGAACCTACCCTTAGTTCTGAGTGCTTATTATTTTTTAAGAAGTTTCAAAAAACAACCTGCTAGCTCGGCTTTTCTATCAGGCATTTTGCTTTTAACCGGTTCTCTCTTTCGCCAACAAGGTGCTATCCAATTTTTTGCCTATTTCATTTTTTTATTCATCGTTCCGTTTAATATCAAGGCTTACTTAACACGCTTAGGTGGTCTTTTGCTTGGTATGGCAACGGTTGCTGCGCTTTGTGTGGCCTATTTAGTCAAAGTTGGGAGTTGGAATGATTTTGTTTATTGGGTTTTTCAACACAACTACCAATATATTTTACAAGGTTTTTCTAATCACAATGTTTTATGGAATTTCTTGACTCAAACCGGTCACGTGCTGCTCATGACAGCTCCGTTGTGGGTTTTAGTGGGTTATAGATTTTGGAAGGAAAAAAAGTTAGAAATTCTGCTTTGGCTCATCTTTGGTTTTTCTTTATTAGCCACAGTGCCAGGTGGGCGTTTCTTCCCCCATTACTTTCTACAAGCCTTCCCAACCCTCTGTATCTTAAGTGCCTTACAATTAGAAAAAATTCTTTCGCTTAAAAACAAACTCGAACGAAGCTTATTTAAAATAACTTTTCTTTACATTGTGCTTTTGGTCTTACGCATTCCTTTTATCGGCTTAGAAATGAAATTAGACGACACGGGTGATTATAGCCCTGCCCTTAAAGTAGTGGGCCATTATATTAAAGAAAGAACCCAAAAACAGGACTCCATTTTTATTTGGGGTTGGGCACAAGGCATTTATTATTATTCAGAGCGCAACCCCGCTGCCCGCTTTATCTCTTCAGACTTCCTAACCGGCCGCTCACCCCGCCAGAACGAAACTCTACAATTCGACACACGGGCCAATATCAACCCCCAAAGTTGGGACCAATTATTTGCTGACTTTGCCAAACAAAAACCTACTTACATTATCGATACCTCCATCGGCAATTACCACGACTATCAACGCTACCCCATAGCCGATTTCCCAGCCCTACAAAATTACCTGAGCGACCATTACCAACTCGAAACCCGCCTCGAAAACATGGATCTTTACCGATTAAAATGAAAGATTCAGCCCAAGGCTAAAAATATTTGTGTGAAGTCTTTTCGAGGGAGGGAGAGGTCAATTGAGAGCCTTTTAGCGCAAGAGGTCAGATCCTTCGCCAAACCTCAGGACAGGCTCCGGAGGGCTATAAAAATTTTATTGTTTTTTTGAATTAGAGGATGACGAAGGAATACTCTAATTCAATTAAAAACAAAAAATTTTTTAGCCCGAGTAGGCTGACCGGGCGCGGGCTCTCAATTGACCTCTCCCTCCCTCGAAAAGACGTGGCCCTATTTGCAGACGAAATGAAGAATGAAAAGGAAGATTGCCACGCTCGGCATCATGGGTCCCCCGGTCAAGCCGGGGGATGACAAAAGCAGCTCGCAATGACATTTATATCCCTTTTTGGGATACTTTTTCAAATAGGATCAATCGATTGAGCGCGTTGATGTAAGCTCGGGCGCTGGCTACTAAGATGTCGGTATGTGTCCCTACTCCGCGGACTTCTTTCCCGTTCTCTCGAATCACTACCGTCACTTCACCTTGCGCATCAACGCCGCCGGTAATAGAACTGATTTGAAACTTCATCAACTCACTACGAGAATGAGTGAGCTTACGCAAAGTCTTAAAAATCACTTCTACCGGGCCCTCACCTTTATCCGAACCCTTTACTTCTTTGCCTGCAACATCCAGGCTGATCGTTGCGGTGGCCTCTTGATCAGTACCACTGGTGACCTGTAAAGATTTAAGAGTGTATTTATCTTCCCAACTATGACTTTGCTCAGACACTAATGCAACTAAATCATCGTCGAAAATTTCTTTTTTACGATCAGCCAGGGCTTTAAAGGCGGTAAAGGCACTATTGATTTGGGTTTCATCTAATTCATAACCCAATTCTGACAAACGAGTCTTAAAGGCATGCCGACCCGAATGTTTGCCCAACACCAAATTACTTTTAGACCAGCCTACGGATTCAGGGGTCATGATCTCATAAGTCATTTGATGTTTAAGAATACCATCTTGATGAATACCCGCTTCGTGGGCAAAGGCATTTTCTCCAACAATAGCCTTATTAGGTTGCACAGCCACACCCGTAATTAACGACAATAACTTCGAGGTGGGATACAACTGCTGGGTTTTCAGATTCGTATCGCATTTCATTAAATCACCACGCACTTTTAAGATCATAGCAATTTCTTCCATCGAGGCATTACCGGCCCGTTCACCGATGCCATTGATGGTGCATTCCACTTGTCTTGCCCCAGCTTCAATAGCCGCTAAAGAATTAGATACGGCTAGGCCTAAGTCATTGTGACAATGCACACTAATGATGGCCCGATCAATGTTAGGGACCTTTTGTTTTAAATATTGAATTAATTTCAAATATTCACTTGGCACGGTGTAACCCACTGTATCCGGAATATTAACGGTCGTAGCCCCAGCTTCAATAGCTGCGCTAATGACCTGGCACAGATAATCCCGATCGCTACGCGTGGCATCTTCAGCCGAAAATTCTACGTCGGGCGTGTAGCGAACCGCATGAGCCACAGCTTGTACCGTATCTTCTAACACCTGCTCGCGCGTCTTTCGCAGTTTATGTTGCAAGTGAATATCGCTGGTTGCAATAAAGGTATGAATACGAGGGCGCTTGGCATAACGAATGGCCTCCCAACAACGATCGATATCTTTCAAATTGGCTCTTGCCAGGCCTGCAATGGTTGGCCCTTGGACCTCTTGGGCCACTCGCCGCACGGCCTCAAAGTCACCTTCCGAGGCGACGGGAAAACCTGCTTCAATGATGTCTACATTCAGCTTGGCCAATTGCCGCGCTAGCCTTAACTTTTCTTCAATATTCATACTAAAACCCGGGGACTGTTCCCCGTCACGCAAGGTGGTATCAAATATTTTGACAATGTCCTTGACCATAAAAAACTCCTTAAGCTTTAATTAGTAACACACTATCTCTTTTTGCCGCAACTGCTCTCTGGATAGTAACTAATAGACCTCTTGTAGAACCGTCGCGAGCGACCCAAGGACAAGGCGGGGCGGGGCCCCGAAACCGCAGCGTATATGGAAATACGTGAGGATTTTGGGGTGCCCCAACGAAGTCATTGGGTCGCGCAGTAGGTTATGCAAGAGGTCTAATGAATAGATTGTAGGGATTCTGATTCATAGGGTGGCGTGGGGCCACCAAGCTCGAGGGTAAGTTCTTTGCTAGGGCTTTTGGCCACAAAGATTTTTTGCAAGACATATTCTACCATGCCGCTAGCTGTATAAATCAAACACGCAATAAAAACAAATTCGTGGGGAGAAATAATGAAAAAGAAAATCACCACGGCTAAACCCACCAAATAAAAAAATGATGCCCGCCGCCTAGAAGTAAACTGTTTAAAACTGCGATAAGGAACATTGCTCACCATCAACAAAGCAGCTAAGATGGTTAAACTCAAAAACAAAACAGATTTGCCGGGCATTGCCCTTCCAAAATAGTGATGATAAAAAATCACATAAGTGATCAACAAACCTGCCGCCATGGGAATAGGTAGCCCTTGAAAATTCTTGCGTTCAACATTGACCGATTGAACATTATAACGGGCTAGCCGCATGGCCCCACAGGCAAAAAACAAAAAGGCAGCAGCGACCCCGATACGAGGATAAGCTTGTAAAGACCAACTATAGGCCAACAAAACAGGTGCCATCCCAAAACTAGCCAGATCACATAAAGAATCGTATTCAGTTCCGAAATCGCTACTCGCTCGAGTTAAACGAGCGATGCGCCCATCTAACATATCAAAAATACCCGCCACAAAAATTGCCCAAGCTGCTACATAATAATGGCCTTTCAGGGTTTGAACAATTGAATAAAAACCACAAAAGAGACTGGTGGTGGTAAAGAGATTGGGCAAAATATAAATGCCCTTCCGCATGTCGTAGGTACGGCGGTTGCCTCGTTTAAGCCGATTAAATTTTCTAATTTTAAATTTCTTCATTTTTGATTATTTAACCTAAACGATCCCTTATAATCGATCTAACCCCTCAAGACAATCCCATTTTAGCAAGCGGTGTACGGCCCGCATAAACTTTATCGCCTACCCCCACTAACACCTTCCAATCATTGGGGAAATAAAGCTCCATCCGGGAGCCAAATCGAATCATCCCATAACGCTCGCCTTTTTTATATTCATCCCCCACCTTGGCATAACAAACGATCCTCCTCGCGATGAAACCCGCGATTTGCACAAAGGCAACCCTAGCCCCATCAAGCCCCTTTAGCCAAACTGCATTGCGTTCATTATGCTGCGAGGCCTTATCTAAACTGGCATTAAAAAATTTACCGGGATGGTATTCGATCTTCTCTACCGTCCCATCCATAGGCACACGATTCACATGAACATTGAACGGGCTCATAAAAATACTGATACGCTGATGAGGTTCATTGAAATAAGGGCTGCTGGTAAGTTGTTCTATTTTTAAAATCCGCCCATCGGCCCCTGTCACCATGAGGCTAGAATCGATTGGTGCTTGGCGTTCAGGATCACGAAAAAAATTAATCACAAACAATGACACTAAACTAAACAACACCCCCACCATCCAATGAACCAAATACGCCCCCACCGCCAACCCCAGCGCCAAAACAATAAACCAAATTCCTTCTTTCGCTATTTTCATATAATCGTTGCTCTTGCCATATATAAATGATGCTTTTAAAAAATCTTTTAAATGGGCTTAAGGCTGGAAGGGGTTTGTCGGAGGCTTTCATATCTATGGCTATAATACCATGAAAGCCGAGACTTTGAGTGCGCCCAGGGGCCATAACCCCTGGGCGACACGGACCCCTGGAAGCCTTAAGCCCATTTAAAAGATTTTTTAAAAGCCTCCTTATGTCTGTCGAAATGCGGTCTTACCCTTTCCAATAGCAACCCGCCCCGTCCTCACAACTTCAATCACCCCAAACGCCTTGAGCTGATGAATGGCTTGATCGTTTTGATCAGGATGATTATGCAGCATCGCAATAATCGCCCCTGATTCTTCATCTAAAATTTCACCTTGAACCTCACGAATAATTTTCAAAACTTCTTTTTGATTCTTATGATCGGCCTTAGCCTTCACTAAAAGCAACTCCCTACATAAATAGTCTTCTTCCCGCACCACCACAACTTTAGAAATATCTTCTAATTGGCTTAACTCTTGCACCATTTTTTCTAGCACCGCAGTATTACCCTTGGTGACAATGGTGATGCGAGAAACTCGTGGATCATGATAGGTGGGTGCTACGGTAAGGGCATCAATATTATAACCATGCTCACCAAAGAATTTTGTGATGCGGGCTAAGACACCAGCAGAGTTGGCCACGAGGGCCATGAGGGTATGGGTTAAAATTTTCAATTTTTTAAAAGATTAATCTTTAAGTTCGGTAGGAAGATAAAATTTGCTCGATCTTAGTCTTTCCTACAAGTTTATTCAGTTGCAATTGCTTTTTCTTGGTTTTGTCCTCCGGTGTTAAATAAGGTTTCCGATTTATTTTCTCCAATTCGCGTTTTAGTTTAAGGTGTTCTTGCCATAGACTTTTTAACTCAACGTTTTCTTCAGTGTGCGATGTAATCAACGCTTCATCGGACGGATTCATGTTCATGAAGACCTCCAGATATAAATAAAGATAATTGGATTTAGAAAGAACGACTAATTTTGATTGTAATCATTTCTTTTAACTTGAAAAGTGCTAAATATCACACTTAGCGTAAGACTTTGATTTTATTTAGTTTTTAAAGAGGGGCC of the Deltaproteobacteria bacterium genome contains:
- a CDS encoding ChaN family lipoprotein translates to MSNKQNLSPREELLAIQKRVFYHNKQIIEDSVLVQEKDFSQYEKNYLNCVRTYQRVVSLDELKRKMVKAQFVFVGDYHTNPQSQRSFLRLLRALVGETKNFCIALEFIQRKKQIYVDQYLNGKLPIEKFLKKIELKKHFHFDLWGNFKPLFDFAIYHGVKIYGLETAPYGSGLIKRDQAMAETLKDIHEKNPNSLVVCLVGDLHIAPKNLPHQLRATLNATKLRSEKILHVYQNSEKIYWQLAQAGLEDKVEIVQLGEWSYCLMNTPPVVWQQSYLNWLENEIEFDYSDPKANFVDLMERIAAFLEIKVPDTKDEVEIFTWDDLSFLDRLENASDFTVREIKAIKQQIESSESYYIPKRKWVYLGNLSINHAAEEASHCLKHLLSGEEFPRSGFDAFYANVLHEAVGFFGSKLINHKRKCLRERDYESLIEYFKTSQDFPRVRHLEVEIARFVLSHQAMMKKGKDPAMPEHFFSNYKLFFGVSHALGYLLGERIYYAMLKELIRKREVIRLYRSPFKEEGEPFLLYHYLYNKTSRLRLPHRL
- a CDS encoding cytochrome c yields the protein MAFFLVFILSLPSTALAFVGQGKVLFEQKCAACHTIGGGRRVGPDLAGVHDRHKEDWMLKFIKSSQAVIQSGDPEAVALFEQNNKIIMPDHLFSDDEIKGIIAYIKEAGGSSAPHSGGGQVVVETPSEPTPDEILLGRNLFQGRVRFTQGGPSCISCHHVRNDAVIGGGVLAKDLTLVFSRIGKPGVQAILGSPPFPVMQAAYQGKSFTPEEIRALTGFLQDADREHAFQQPKDYGWGLFNAGISGVVLLSVLCALMGWRRKKHSVNQAIYDRQIQSE
- a CDS encoding polyprenol monophosphomannose synthase; translation: MSVFLVIPTYNEKDNLPLLVRKVFSVLPEAKMLIVDDASPDGTGVLAENLRQHYPERLFVLHRAGKQGLGSAYVMGFRQALRLGATKVIQMDADFSHPIERLPKMLALAEDYDLVIGSRYVEGGQTPGLKGLRRLISWGGGVYTRAILGLKVRDVTSGFKCFDASVLADIDLDNFKMSGYGFQIELIYKTFLRNYRVVEMPICFKSRRQGESKMGFKIVLEALLNVLVLRRDSFAFRRAYSAQLDY
- a CDS encoding nitrate reductase subunit alpha; this translates as MSWIKDIISPQTRKWEEFYRNRFQHDRIVRSTHGVNCTGGCSWQIHVKDGIVVWETQQLDYPLLEDSLPPYEPRGCQRGISYSWYLYSPLRIKYPLIRGALIDAYRAEKETWGDPLKAWESLQKDPQKRQTYQKARGKGGFRRASWDEVLEIMAVANIYTAKKYGPDRVIGFSPIPAMSMLSYAAGGRFLQLFGGVNLSFYDWYCDLPTAFPEIWGEQTDVCESADWYNAKMIADMGACLNMTRTPDCHFFAESRHNGTKAVVFSPDFSQVCKYADQWVPLHAGSDGAFWMAVSHVILKEFHHEKQTPYFIKYVKQYTDSPYLVVLNKEGGHYTPGRLLRANEISSFQDIENGEWKFLNIDEASGSLVVPKGAMGHRWGKAGQWNMKLEGSTDDNPYDPVLTLLKNNDGVLSTEFTEFGLNKKVLRGVPVKYVETLHGKVAVATVYDLIMAQYGVGRGLSGEYPKDYADADAAYTPAWQEILTGVDSKTVLQFAREWANTAAMTEGKCMIIIGAGINHWYHANLMYRAGAMALMLSGCVGKNGGGLNHYVGQEKLAPVDSWGSIAFAKDWYAASRLQQAPLWHYINTCQYRYDGQYSHYNTVPDNDMTRKHTADTILQSVRNGWMPFYPQFKQSTLELGQEAMAQGAKDDAGITDYVLKKLKSKELEYSVADPEAEENHPRVWYIWRGNAIMGSMKGHEYALQHYLGTHSNAIGKDSAEHPQEVKWHEIAPTGKMDLVVDLNFRMDSSALYSDIVLPAASWYEKADLNSTDLHSFIHPLSAAIPPVWEAKTDWNIFKELARVTSEAAKKYFPEPQVDIVALPLSHDTADEMTQPSVKDWYHGECEAIPGKTMHKLAVVRRDYTKLYERYITLGENIKTKGLGAHGNHYFCADEYDQMIASNHFPVEKIDGKIYPSLKEDEWAANAVLHLSTLTNGTLTVRAYENMEKKTGLKLADLGEGSKDVRIRYADLQAQPRRYNTSPLWSGLMNNGRAYAAYTYNVDRLVPWRTLTGRQHFYLDHEMYIAYGEHLPTYKPSPRPEVYGDLKETLKDGKAKVLNCLTPHGKWHIHSTYMENLRMLTLSRGCEPCWMSEQDAKELGIQDNDWVEVYNDHGVYCTRACVSARIPKGVCIVYHVPERTVGIPKSQVRGNKRAGGHNSFTRIHLKPNYLCGGYGQFSYHFNYWGPIAPQRDTHVTVKKMDKVIF